One genomic window of Panicum hallii strain FIL2 chromosome 6, PHallii_v3.1, whole genome shotgun sequence includes the following:
- the LOC112897005 gene encoding chaperone protein dnaJ A7A, chloroplastic, with protein MALVQFSGALVPQLGEKPRLPPASPAVARAAYAADARFLAPKNGTRGRGKHLVSSSYSLHSQTSSERLNHVPSSRFRQKRGSRFIVRAEADFYSVLGVSRNASKSEIKSAYRKLARSYHPDVNKDPGAEQKFKDISNAYEVLSDDEKRAIYDKYGEAGLKGAGMGTGDYSNPFDLFESLFEGFGGMGGMGGGRAARNRPMQGDDETYNLVLNFKEAVFGVEKEIEITRLEGCTTCDGTGAKPGTKPTTCKTCGGQGQVVSSTRTPLGIFQQVSTCNTCGGTGEFSTPCNTCGGDGRVRRTKRISLKVPAGVDSGSRLRVRSEGNSGRRGGPPGDLYVFIDVLSDPVLKRDGTNILYTCKVSYIDAILGTTVKVPTVDGMVDLKIPSGTQPGTTLVMSKKGVPLLGKSNARGDQLVRVQVEIPKRLSSDERKLIEELADLNKAQTANSRR; from the exons ATGGCACTGGTACAGTTCAGCGGCGCCTTGGTTCCCCAGCTCGGTGAAAAGCCTCGGCTGCCACCCGCGTCGCCTGCGGTCGCAAGGGCTGCCTATGCTGCTGATGCAAGATTCCTGGCACCAAAAAATGG TACAAGAGGCAGAGGTAAACACCTGGTGTCATCTAGTTATAGTTTGCATTCACAGACCTCGTCCGAACGACTAAACCATGTCCCATCATCAAGATTTCGCCAGAAAAGGGGTTCACGTTTCATTGTCAGAGCTGAAGCT GATTTCTATTCCGTACTTGGTGTCTCAAGAAATGCTAGTAAATCTGAAATCAAGAGTG CCTACCGGAAGCTTGCTAGGAGCTATCATCCTGATGTGAACAA AGATCCTGGTGCTGAACAAAAGTTCAAGGATATCAGCAATGCTTATGAG GTTTTGTCTGATGATGAGAAGCGAGCAATCTATGATAAATATGGAGAAGCAGGTCTGAAGGGCGCTGGCATGGGAACAGGA GATTACTCAAACCCGTTCGATCTCTTTGAGTCACTGTTTGAAGGGTTTGGTGGAATGGGTGGAATGGGCGGCGGTCGTGCTGCTCGGAACAGACCAATGCAAGGTGATGATGAGACCTACAATCTGGTACTCAATTTCAAGGAAGCAGTGTTTGGTGTAGAGAAAGAGATTGAGATAACCAGACTGGAAGGATGTACTACCTGTGATGGAACTGGTGCCAAGCCAGGTACAAAGCCAACGACGTGTAAAACTTGTGGAGGTCAGGGGCAGGTGGTCTCCTCCACAAGAACACCACTTGGAATTTTCCAGCAAGTCTCCACCTGCAATACTTGTGGTGGCACTGGCGAATTCTCCACTCCTTGCAACACCTGTGGGGGTGATGGCCGAGTGCGAAGGACGAAGAGGATCAGTCTGAAGGTTCCTGCTGGAGTGGATTCTGGAAGCAGGCTGAGGGTCCGGTCTGAGGGTAATTCTGGCCGGAGAGGAGGCCCTCCTGGGGACCTTTATGTCTTCATTGATGTCCTCTCAGATCCTGTTCTTAAGAGAGATGGGACAAACATTCTCTACACATGCAAGGTTTCTTACATTGATGCAATCCTTGGGACAACCGTCAAAGTCCCCACTGTTGATGGAATGGTTGACCTTAAGATACCCTCAGGGACTCAGCCGGGCACAACTCTGGTGATGTCCAAGAAAGGTGTTCCCCTTCTTGGGAAGTCAAATGCTCGTGGAGACCAGCTGGTGCGAGTCCAGGTTGAGATTCCGAAACGTCTGAGCAGTGATGAGAGGAAGCTGATTGAGGAGCTTGCAGACCTAAACAAAGCTCAAACAGCCAATAGCAGGAGATGA